A stretch of the Desulfuromonas sp. TF genome encodes the following:
- a CDS encoding SDR family NAD(P)-dependent oxidoreductase encodes MSIDLSGKVAYVSGGAVGIGASIAQIFAEQGANVAIGDVQVERGEATAERIREQGGSAIFIHHDAAEEPGWTAALALTIEKFGGLDILVNNAAIEQTCMIADVELADIQKLISINVTGMILGHKHAIRGMRPGGAAGKGGSIINLSSVSGLIGTPGLGVYTASKGAVRLFSKSAAVECGRLGYGIRVNSIYPGLVETDMGNKLVDDFVKLGVFPDRDNALQQMLAGYPIGRIGVPVDIANAALFLASDLSSWVTGTEIVVDGGMTAW; translated from the coding sequence ATGAGTATCGATCTGTCGGGCAAAGTAGCCTATGTATCGGGTGGCGCGGTTGGGATCGGCGCTTCGATAGCTCAGATCTTTGCGGAGCAGGGTGCTAACGTTGCGATCGGGGATGTACAGGTGGAGCGGGGGGAGGCGACGGCAGAACGGATTCGCGAACAGGGCGGCTCAGCGATTTTCATCCATCATGACGCCGCCGAAGAGCCGGGCTGGACCGCTGCCCTGGCCCTCACCATTGAGAAATTCGGCGGCCTCGACATCCTCGTCAACAACGCCGCCATCGAGCAGACCTGTATGATCGCCGATGTCGAACTCGCCGACATCCAGAAGCTAATCTCCATCAACGTCACGGGGATGATCCTAGGACACAAGCACGCCATTCGGGGCATGCGACCAGGAGGGGCCGCCGGAAAGGGGGGGAGCATCATCAATCTCTCATCCGTTTCGGGCTTGATCGGCACTCCGGGCTTGGGGGTCTATACGGCCTCAAAAGGGGCCGTGCGGCTTTTCAGCAAATCGGCGGCAGTAGAATGCGGCCGTCTCGGGTATGGCATCCGGGTAAATTCCATCTATCCCGGACTGGTGGAAACCGATATGGGAAACAAACTGGTGGACGATTTCGTAAAACTCGGCGTCTTCCCGGATCGTGACAATGCGTTACAGCAAATGCTGGCCGGCTATCCGATCGGCCGCATTGGGGTCCCCGTGGATATCGCGAATGCCGCTTTGTTTCTGGCATCCGACCTGTCGAGTTGGGTGACCGGCACGGAGATTGTCGTGGATGGCGGCATGACCGCCTGGTAA